Genomic segment of Streptomyces alboniger:
TCCGACCGCGAGCCGGGTGCCGATCGGGCGGCGGTCGTCCAGGAAGTGCGTGACGCGGGAGAGGAGTTCGTCGCCCGGCACCAGCTGCTCGAAGCGCAGACGCCCGCCGCGGTCCGGCACGGCCTGGGGGACGACGAGGACGCGCACCGCGTTCTCACCGGCGTCGGAGGCCTCCGCGGCCAGACAGTGGATGCGGGCCGTCTCGGGCGCCGCGCGCCGCGCCAGTTCCTCGTAGTCGCGCGCGGTCACCGCCCGCTCCTGCGCGCGCAGCGCGATCGGCGCGCGCACCTTGGCCTCCTGCACGGTCTCGCCGTCCACCCCGCCGCGTGCCGCCTCGCGGTTCTCCACCCGGGAGACGTACGGGATGGAGCTGCGCAGCACCTGGATCGCGCCGCGCGCCACGTTGCCCGCGCGCCCGCCGCCGGTGCGGTAGCGCGTGGCGCGGATCGCGGCGCCCTTGGCGGGCACCGCGCCGAACTGCCGCAGCGAGCCGTCCGGTTCGCGGACCGCGGGCCCGAACGCGATCTCGCCGGTCGCCGCGTCGAGAGTGACGTGGCGGTCGTAGGGCCCCGACGCGGCGAAGTGGTCCACGACCTGCCACTCCTGCCAGCCGACGCCGTCCTCGTCGGAGTTCCCGGAGTCCTCGGAGACCTCCAGGAGCAGCGGCGGCCGGTCCGCGACGACCGGTGCCTGCGCGAGCCGCACGCGCTGGCCGGGGACGCCCGTGGAGTCGCCGAGCGGCTCATCGCGTACGACGTCGGCGTGCGCGACCCTCGTCGTGCCGCCGATGGTGAACGCGGACGCGGCCCGCACGGTCGGCGACGCGCTGTAGAACGGCTGGCCCTGGGCGGCCTCGACCACCCGGCAGCGCAGCCAGCCCGCGTCCTGCCGCCCCACCCGGGAGACGACGTGCCCGGCCGGGATGTGCAGGACCACGTCACCGGGCCGGTTGAGGCCACCGGTGGAGTCCTCCTCCACCTCGCACTCGGTCCAGCCGTCCGCGGTCCACGCCTCCCACACCAGCGGCGGCTGGCGCGGGTCGACGCCGACACCGTCCACGCGGCTGTCCAGCTGGAGCACGGCCACGCAGGAGGGCACCGCCGCGCTGAGCCCGAACAGCAGTGTGTCGCCGGGGCGCGGGGACTCGGCGAAGACGCCCACGTCACGCCCGCCGAACACGTCCTGCCCGCAGTCCTGCGGGGTGCCGCCCGCCTCCTGGCGCAGCACGGCGTCCAGCTCGCAGGGCACCACCGTCAGGTCCGCCTCGGTCGCGAAGGCCACCGCCTCCTCGGCCTCGGTGCGGCCGGTGGCCACCTCCGTCCCCGCGGGCAGCACCACCGGCTCGGGCTGCGGCGCGGAGAGCCAGAAGGTGACGTCGGCGCGGGCCGCGGAGGGCGGGAAGAGGGTGACGCCGAGCAGGTCGAGGAAGGCCAGGTGGTTCTTCTCCGGCACGCGGTTGAGGCGGTAGACGACCTGGTCGGCCATGTGCGCGACCGCCTCGACGAGGGTGACGCCCGGGTCGGAGACATTGTGGTCGGTCCACTCCGGGCAGCGCTGCTGGATGTAGCGCTTGGCGTCGTCGACGAACTGCTGGAAGCGCCGGTCGTCGAGGTGGGGTGCGGGCAGGGCCATCGGACTTCAGACTCCGCTCTCTGATTCCGTGGACGGGATCACGTAGAAGGGAAAGACGAGGCTGCGCGGGTTGTTGGTGCCGCGCACGGTGTAGCTCACGTCGATGAACAGGACGGACGGATCGTCGGCGGCCGGGCTGACCTCGACGTCCAGGACCTCGATGCGGGGCTCCCACCGGTCGAGCGAGGACCGCACCTCGTACCGGATGCGGCCCGCCGTCGCCTCGTTGACCGGCGAGAACACCAAGTCGTGGACCGCGCAACCGAATTCGGGCCGCATCGGCCGCTCGCCGGGTGCGGTGGCGAGCACGAGCCGGATCGACTCCTCGATCTCACGCTCGCGGCGGGCCAGCGCGATGCCGCCGCCCGCGTCCGTACGCAGCGGAAACGTCCAGCCCGCGCCGACGAACTGCTCACTCATGCCCCACGACCTCCCTCGGCATATCCCTCGACTCCACTCGGCATCTCTCTCAACCTCACTAGAACGGCAGGCCGTTGCGCAGGACGGCCGGAGCGTTCAGCGTGACGGTGGCCACCGAGTTGACGGCGACCGCGCCGACCGCGCTGACCGCCACCGCGGCGGCCGCGTTGACGGAGACGGCGCCGGCCGACTTCAGGCTGACGGCGCCGGTCGCGTTGATGTCCGCCACGGCGCCCGCGGTGACGCCGAACTTGGCGCCCGCCTTGATGTCGACCGCCCCGCCCGCGCTCATCGTCAGCGAGCCGCCCGCGGTCAGCGACAGATTGCCGCCCGCCCTGATGCTGACGTTGCGGGTCCCGGAGATGGACACCGAACCGTCGCTCTGGATGGTCACGCTGGTGCGCGTCTCGTCCAGGTGGACGGTGAGGCGGCCGTTGCCTGTCTGGAGCCGGATCCCGCTCTTCATACGGGACTTGGCGTCCACCAGCTCGACGGTGTGACCACTGCGCGAGGCGAGGGACCGCCAGTTGACCCGGCCGCTGGTCGGGTCGACCGCGGGCAGCCCGTCCGGGTCGGGCGTCGGCTTGTCGATGCCGTTGTACAGCCCGGCGAGGACGTACGGATGCTCCAGCGAGCCCCGGTCGAAGGCGACGAGCACCTCGTCACCGACCTCGGGCAGCATCAGACCGCCGCCCCGCACCCCGCCCAGCTGCGCGATGCGGCACCAGTCGCTCTCGTACGTGTCCGACAGCCAGGGGAAACGCAGCTTCACGCGGTTCAGCTTGAGCGGGTCCTTGGCGTTGCTGACCAGCGCCACGGCGACGCCCGGCATCGGCGGGGCGGCGTCGGCACCCCCGGAGGCGAGCCCGTACAGCGAACGGAACTGCCGCCCCGAGACGGTCAGCCACGTCGTGAACGGCCGCCCCGACTCGAAGAGATGACGCACCCCGGTCGCCGTGTACTTCCCCTCGAAGGGGAACCCGGCCCCCTTCAGCGCCACGGGCTGCCCCGGCCGCAGCTCGGGGTTGCCGGTGACCGCGACCTCGACCTCCGCGAAGGAGGCCGTCACGTCGTCGGCCAACGACCTTGCCGCGTGGGTGACTTGGGCCTGTGTCGTGTACGGCGTCCCGGTGTCCGTCAGCTCGGCCCTGCCGAACGGCTGCGAGAGCTGCGCGGGGGTGATGTCGGCGACGATGTCCTTGCTCGTGACGGCCGGGGACTGCGCCGACAGGGCGCGCTTGGCCCGCATGTCCCAGCCGCGCACCCCGGCCGTGGCGACCTGACCGGCGGCGGTCACCGCGACACGGCTGTGCAGCGCGTTGTGCCCGAATTCGAGGACGTACGGGCTCTGCGCGGCGGGCGTCGTGTCGGCGGGCGCGCCCGCGGCGGGCGCCAGTTTCGCGAAGCACAGCTTCCCGTCCTCGTCGAACGACAGATGGGTGTCGTTCTCCTGGGCGAGGCGCGAGAGGAAGTCCCAGTCGGTGATGTTCGGCTGCGTGGCCAGCTCGTAGACCGTGGGCGTGGCGTCGACCTTGCCGAGCTTGAGGCCGCTGAGGGCGGCGACCCGGCGCACGATGTCGGAGGCCGTCATGTTCGGGAAGCCCTGCACGCGGCGGTTGCGCAGCAGCCGGTGCCCGGGGTCATAGCCGCGTACGACGAGGGACTTGCCGCCCGCGTCGGCGTCCACCTCCAGGGCGGTCACCTCGCCGGTCAGCATGGGCTTGCCGCGCACCCCGTCGGTGAAGGGGCACAGGACAGCCTTGGCACCCACCTTGATCTGCGGGAACTTCTCCAGAATGTCGCCGCCGGTGTCGGCGAAGGTCAGCTGGAAGGCGGACGGCACGTTCACGCTGGAGTCCACCCAGCCCTCGACGAGCAGCACGGCGAGCTTGTCCGGCAGCCGGGAACCGCCGATCTCGGCGTGCAGGACGCTCGTATACGTCTTCTCACTCATACGGACTCCACATGCGCGGGGCGGGCCTCTTCGGCGGCGGGCAGCAGCAGTTCGGTGCCGGGTCTCAGCCGCATCGGGTCGTCGATGCCGTTGGCCTCGGCGATCAGCCGCCAGCGGGTGGCGTCCCCGTACTCCCGCCAGGCCAGCGAGGCCAGCGAGTCACCGGCGACGGTGCGGTGCACGCGGCGGGCGGAGAGCGCGCCGGACGTCGGGTTCTGCCCCTTGGTGGGCATCGCCACCTCGGTGAGCGACAGCGCGCAGGTCGCGCGGATCGGCTCGCCCGTCGGATTGAACAGCGTGAAGGTCGCGCTGACACTGGTCACGTACGCCACGAACTGCACGGTGTTGAACGACCCCCAGGAGAACCGCACCCAGGGCGGCGAGGGCCGCTTGGAGGTGACGCTCTGCGGCGTCACCTCGCAGCAGGAGAGCAGCAGCTCCACCTGCTTCTGCACCTTGCCGGAGTTCGGCTCGCCCGACGAGTCGAGGAACACCTCCAGCTGGAGCGTGGCGGGCACGGACCCGGTGAACTTCGGCGGCGCGCCCCGCATATAGGCGACCGCGGGCTGCGTCCGCCACTCGGCGGAGCGGGCCATCTGGAGCTGCGTCGGGTTGAACTGGAACTCGACCTCGCCGATCTTCCCGCCCATGGACCCGCCCAGATCGGTGGGCGGCTGATGGATGTCCAGCTCGGCCCGGACCAGGCTCGCCCCCGCCTTGCCGCCGGTCGGCGCGGCCATCTCAGGCACCACCCGCGTCGGTGAACCCGTGGTGGGCGATCTCCAGCGTCTCGGTCGCCACGCTCGGGTTGTCCGGGCTGAGACTCGGCCCCTGCCAGCGCACGGGAAGCACCTCGACGAGCCCCCACTGCGCGACGACGGACCCGTCCGCGCGCAGGGCCGCGATCTGGGCCGTGGGCCGGGTGATCCCGGTGGCGATGGAGGAGATCCAGGCGGCGACGCGGGCGGTGTCGGGGGTCAGGGGGCGGGTGAGGCGGATGGTGGAGAAGGTCACGCGGGTGGGCAACTGCCAGACGAACCCGTTGTTCCCGCCTTCCTGCCGCTGCTCCACCTCCACCTCGGAGGCCAGTCCGTCGCACCCGTTGAAAAGGCCGAGGTCCTGGCCGTCGATGGTCAGTTTGAAGAAGACGGTGGAACCGGGGTCCAGGGTCGAGGGCATGGATTCTTTCCTGTGGCGATGGCAGCGGTGGCAGTTGTTGGGGCGTAGGGATTCGTGCCGCGGGCGGTGATCCGGCTGAGGGCCGGCGCTCAGCGGCCGTGGTCGCGGAGCCGTCCGATCCGCTCACGGTCGCCGCGGAGTTCCGCGCGGAGGAGTCGGGAGAGGGGGGCGAGGAGGCGCCGGGCCAGGTCGTCCAGGTCGGCGGGGCTGGCAGGGGTGGATTCGGGGGCGGGACCGGGGCCGGGCCCGGTGGGACTGGCGGGGCCCGCGGGGCTGGTGCGGGTGTTGCTGGGGGCGCTGCCTCCGGGGTCAGGCTTGGTGGCCGTGGGGGCGGTGGTGCGGGCGACCGGAACGGGCGGTTGCGGGGGAGGGGCGGCTGCCGCAGGGGGTGTGGGGGCGGCCTCGGCCGGACGCCGCTGGACGGCGACTCGGCGGGCCGGGGGCCGAGCGGGAGTAGGCGTCACGGGGGAGGCCGGAGACGCGGATGAGTGGCCTGGCGTACGGGGGCCGGGCTTGCCCAGGGGTACGACGGCCGGGGTGACGGCAGCGGAAGAGGG
This window contains:
- a CDS encoding putative baseplate assembly protein — translated: MALPAPHLDDRRFQQFVDDAKRYIQQRCPEWTDHNVSDPGVTLVEAVAHMADQVVYRLNRVPEKNHLAFLDLLGVTLFPPSAARADVTFWLSAPQPEPVVLPAGTEVATGRTEAEEAVAFATEADLTVVPCELDAVLRQEAGGTPQDCGQDVFGGRDVGVFAESPRPGDTLLFGLSAAVPSCVAVLQLDSRVDGVGVDPRQPPLVWEAWTADGWTECEVEEDSTGGLNRPGDVVLHIPAGHVVSRVGRQDAGWLRCRVVEAAQGQPFYSASPTVRAASAFTIGGTTRVAHADVVRDEPLGDSTGVPGQRVRLAQAPVVADRPPLLLEVSEDSGNSDEDGVGWQEWQVVDHFAASGPYDRHVTLDAATGEIAFGPAVREPDGSLRQFGAVPAKGAAIRATRYRTGGGRAGNVARGAIQVLRSSIPYVSRVENREAARGGVDGETVQEAKVRAPIALRAQERAVTARDYEELARRAAPETARIHCLAAEASDAGENAVRVLVVPQAVPDRGGRLRFEQLVPGDELLSRVTHFLDDRRPIGTRLAVGPPFYQGVTVVATLHSFRAAEAERVRADALDALYAYLDPLTGGAHGAGWPFGRPLRAGEIFAALQRVPGVELVDEVLLHPADPLTGRRGDATDRIELTPSALLFPFDHRVRVIEAR
- a CDS encoding GPW/gp25 family protein; amino-acid sequence: MSEQFVGAGWTFPLRTDAGGGIALARREREIEESIRLVLATAPGERPMRPEFGCAVHDLVFSPVNEATAGRIRYEVRSSLDRWEPRIEVLDVEVSPAADDPSVLFIDVSYTVRGTNNPRSLVFPFYVIPSTESESGV
- a CDS encoding VgrG-related protein, with translation MSEKTYTSVLHAEIGGSRLPDKLAVLLVEGWVDSSVNVPSAFQLTFADTGGDILEKFPQIKVGAKAVLCPFTDGVRGKPMLTGEVTALEVDADAGGKSLVVRGYDPGHRLLRNRRVQGFPNMTASDIVRRVAALSGLKLGKVDATPTVYELATQPNITDWDFLSRLAQENDTHLSFDEDGKLCFAKLAPAAGAPADTTPAAQSPYVLEFGHNALHSRVAVTAAGQVATAGVRGWDMRAKRALSAQSPAVTSKDIVADITPAQLSQPFGRAELTDTGTPYTTQAQVTHAARSLADDVTASFAEVEVAVTGNPELRPGQPVALKGAGFPFEGKYTATGVRHLFESGRPFTTWLTVSGRQFRSLYGLASGGADAAPPMPGVAVALVSNAKDPLKLNRVKLRFPWLSDTYESDWCRIAQLGGVRGGGLMLPEVGDEVLVAFDRGSLEHPYVLAGLYNGIDKPTPDPDGLPAVDPTSGRVNWRSLASRSGHTVELVDAKSRMKSGIRLQTGNGRLTVHLDETRTSVTIQSDGSVSISGTRNVSIRAGGNLSLTAGGSLTMSAGGAVDIKAGAKFGVTAGAVADINATGAVSLKSAGAVSVNAAAAVAVSAVGAVAVNSVATVTLNAPAVLRNGLPF
- a CDS encoding LysM peptidoglycan-binding domain-containing protein, translated to MAAPTGGKAGASLVRAELDIHQPPTDLGGSMGGKIGEVEFQFNPTQLQMARSAEWRTQPAVAYMRGAPPKFTGSVPATLQLEVFLDSSGEPNSGKVQKQVELLLSCCEVTPQSVTSKRPSPPWVRFSWGSFNTVQFVAYVTSVSATFTLFNPTGEPIRATCALSLTEVAMPTKGQNPTSGALSARRVHRTVAGDSLASLAWREYGDATRWRLIAEANGIDDPMRLRPGTELLLPAAEEARPAHVESV
- a CDS encoding phage tail protein gives rise to the protein MPSTLDPGSTVFFKLTIDGQDLGLFNGCDGLASEVEVEQRQEGGNNGFVWQLPTRVTFSTIRLTRPLTPDTARVAAWISSIATGITRPTAQIAALRADGSVVAQWGLVEVLPVRWQGPSLSPDNPSVATETLEIAHHGFTDAGGA